In the Enterococcus rotai genome, GATTTAGACTAAATTTTTTTGACAAATAACGCTGAACTTGTTTTACTAGTAGTAAGAGAACGGAGGAAAGGAAATGAAAAAAGTCTGGATCACTTCTTTGCTTTTGGTCGGAATTTTTCTGACAAGTTGCGGCTCAAAAGGAATCTCCGCAGAAGAGGCTGGTGAATTGTTTGTTGATCGCTTGGTCTATCAGAAAAGAGAAAATGAATTTTCGAAGGAATTTCGTGATGGCGAACAAGTAGGCAAAGAGTTAGATAAAAACAGTAATACGTTTGAAGAAAACTTTGCAAAAGGATTATCCTCAACAGGTGCCAAAGTTCCGCAAAAAGCAGCAAATCAACTAACAAAAGAATTATTACAACAGACAAAAGCAAAAACATCCTATAAGATTATTAAAATAGATGAAACAAAAACTGGGGCTGTAATTTCTTATTATGTAACTGGTTTAGATTTAGTGAGTGCTATGCAGGAGATGACCAGGCAGTTGGTAAAAGAAACCTTAGCTGATCCAGAAATAGCGAAAGATGATCAAAAAACACTAGATGCAACTTTTTCTATTTTGGAAGAACGGGTCAAATCAATCAAAATCAAAACAGATCCAGTTCAGCTTGAACTACGTTTAGAAAAGGAAAAGGGTAAATGGTTTATACCAGATAATCAAAAAGAAGCTGTATCCAATTTGTTCCTAGCATTTATTTCGGGTTCTGAAAATACAGAAGCGATGAATCAGGAGCTAGAAGAGGCAATGAATGAAGTTGCTAAAGAAATTATTGACTCATTAGATACTATGCCACTACCTAATAACAATTGATATTTCAGATTATAATAATTATCAAAAGATAATATTTATAAAAATGAAGATTTTACTGTACTTTTCCGGCATTTCGTACTACAATTATAGATGTAGATAAAAACTTTAGGAGGATGATGTATAATGAAATTTGAACAAACTAAAGAAGTGTTGAACCAACTAGTTGCAGATCTAAGCCAGTTTTCAGTGGTAATCCACCAAACA is a window encoding:
- a CDS encoding DUF5105 domain-containing protein, with protein sequence MKKVWITSLLLVGIFLTSCGSKGISAEEAGELFVDRLVYQKRENEFSKEFRDGEQVGKELDKNSNTFEENFAKGLSSTGAKVPQKAANQLTKELLQQTKAKTSYKIIKIDETKTGAVISYYVTGLDLVSAMQEMTRQLVKETLADPEIAKDDQKTLDATFSILEERVKSIKIKTDPVQLELRLEKEKGKWFIPDNQKEAVSNLFLAFISGSENTEAMNQELEEAMNEVAKEIIDSLDTMPLPNNN